Part of the Ruegeria sp. AD91A genome, ATTGCGCAGTTTTTCCAGGGGCGCGAGATCGACGGAAAAACCGTGTACGGCGCTGCGATCTTTACCGAGCGCGGCTCGGAAGGGATAACGATGGGCGTGACGAGTGCTCTTTACCCGTGGGGATTCAAGTATGAAAACACGCCAGGCTCCTATGACATGGAAGGTGCGGTAAACTCTTCTGAAGCTGTCGAAGCTCTGGAATTCTACAAAGAGTTCTACAAGACGGCGACACCTCCGGGTTATACCAACTCTTACATGGGTGAAAGCCTGGACGCCTTTAAGTCAGGTCAGGTCGCCATGGCCATGAACTGGTTTGCGTTCTTCCCGGGTCTTTATGCCGATCCGAACACCGGTGGCGACAAGATCGACTTCTTTGTGAACCCGCCGCAAAATCAGGCAGGTTCGACGCTGGGCGGGCAGGGGATCTCTGTTGTCAGTTACTCTGACAAACAGGATGCCGCGCTTGAATACATCAAGTGGTTCGCGCAACCTGAAGTTCAGGCCAAGTGGTGGGAGCTGGGCGGCTATTCAGCGCATAATTCAGTGTTGGAAGACCCCGGTTTCGTGGACAGCCAGCCCTTCGCCGGTGACTTCCTGGAAGCCATGGCAGGCGTGCAGGACTTCTGGCAGGAGCCTGCCTATGCGGAACTGCTGTTGGCAATGCAGAAACGCATCCATGACTACGTGGTCGCCGACCAGGGCACCGCGCAGGAAGCGCTTGATCTTTTGATCGAGGATTGGACCGAAGTCTTCGAAGACGAAGGCAAGCTTTAATCCGGAAACAGGGCAGGAGCGGGTTTCGGCCCGTTCCACCATGACCCGTGCGTCCGAAACCGACAAGAACTGGCAAAGAAATGTCTGACAGGACAATAGATCGCGTTGCGCAGGCAACGCCCACGCGAGTTGCGCGCAAAATCAGGGGGCTATCCGATCGAGCGATCGCCTGGATATTCATTTCACCAACGATCTTCCTGCTGCTTGCAATCAACATCTTTCCGTTGATCTGGACGATCCAGCTTAGCTTTACGAACTACAAGGCGAACCGGATCGGGCGCGAGGTCAAGGATGTCGGGTTCAGGAACTACGAGCGTATCCTGACGGATTCCGATACCTGGCTGAATATGCAGGCAACTGCGCATTTTCTGTTCTGGACGATCTTTTTCCAGGTTCTGATCGGGTTCACCTTGGCATGGTTGATCAACAAGAAGTTCAAGGGAAACGACCTGTGGACCACGATCATCGTGTTGCCGATGATGCTGTCCCCGGCTGTCGTCGGCAACTTTTGGAAATTCCTGTATCAGCCGCAAATCGGCCTGTTCAACTACATCGTGTCCTGGTTCACCGGCAAGGAACCGTCGAGCTTTGAGATGCTGGGTTCGGTGACGTTGGCACCCTGGGCCATCGTGATCGTCGACACATGGATGTGGACGCCGTTTGTGATGCTGATTTGCCTGGCCGGGCTGCGCAGCATTCCCGACTATATTTACGAGGCTGCCGAGATCGACCGGGCCAGCAAGCTGCGGCAGTTCTTTACGATTACGATCCCGATGGTGCTGCCGTTCCTGATGCTGGCGGTGCTGTTTCGGGGAATCGAGAACTTCAAAATGTTTGACCTGGTGGTTCAACTGACCGGCGGTGGGCCGGGGTCTGTTACGGAACTCACTTCGATCAATCTCAAACGGGAAGCGTTTGAGAAGTGGCGAACAGGTTATGCCTCGGCCTATGCGATCATCCTTTTCGTCACCGTGTTTGGCCTTGCGTCGATCTACGTCAAGGCCCTGAACAAGGTGAAACAGAGATGAGCAGTTTTTCCGTCACTGAACCTTCCAACCGGTCCAAGTGGATCGCCGGTTGTCTCGTCATCACTTATGCACTGATTACCATGATCCCGCTGGTGTGGATTTTGCTGACCGGTTTCAAGTCGCCCGCAGATGCCATCAGCTACCCGCCCAAGGTTGTATTCGACCCGACGCTGGAAGGATACGTCAACCTGTTCACAACGCGGACGCGGCAAACTCAGGACTTTCTGGAGGCAAACCCGCCGCAGAACTGGGCGGACGATATCGTGCGCCAGTATGACATGGTGATCGTCGGGCCTTCCAAATTTGGTGAACGCTTCATGAACTCGGTGATAATCGGGTTTGGGTCCACGTTTCTGAGCATCTTTCTTGGCACCTTGGCCGCCTATGCGTTCAGTCGGTTCAAGGTGCCGCTCAAGGATGATCTTCTGTTCTTCATTCTCAGTACGCGGATGATGCCGCCAGTTGCTGTGGCTATTCCGATCTTCCTGATGTTCCGGAATCTTGGACTTAGTGACACGCATCTGGGGATGATCCTGCTTTATACAGGTGTGAACATCTCACTGGCGGTGTGGTTGCTGAAGGGATTCATAGATGAAATCCCCAGGGAGTACGAAGAAGCAGCGCTGATCGACGGCTACACACGCTTTCAAGCGTTCTACAAAGTGGTGCTGCCGCAGGCCGCGACGGGTATCGCGTCGACAGCGATCTTCTGCCTGATTTTCGCATGGAATGAATATGCGTTCGCCGTTTTGCTTACATCGGCCAATGCGCAGACAGCGCCCCCCTTCATCCCGACCATCATCGGTATTGGCGGCCTAGATTGGCCCGCGGTCGCGGCTGGTGCCACGATCTTCCTGATACCCGTCATGATTTTCACCATCCTGATGCGCAAACACCTGCTGCGCGGGATTACATTCGGAGCTGTACGCAAATGAGCGAGTTTCTGACAGGACTGATGCGACTTCGCCGAGGTCCGTGGGAGATGGTCGCGACCATCCTGATTGCAGTTGGTGTCTTCATGCTCATGCAGCCCATTGTCCTGTGGGCGTTCACCTATTCCTTCATCGTCACGCTGATCGGAACCGTCATGTTCATCATCGTCAGCCATTTTCCGGAGTAGAAATGGCCCAGATTATTGTCAAAAACGTAAAGAAGATGTTTGGCGAGTTCACGGCTGTCCGTGAAAGCTCTTTCACGATTGAGGACGGTGAGTTCTTCATGCTGCTTGGACCGTCGGGGTGTGGAAAGACGACAACGCTCAGGATGATTGCGGGCCTGGAACTTCCTACATCCGGCGAAATCTACCTCGATGGCGAGGAAATCAGCCAAAAGCCGCCCTCACAGCGTGACATTGCATTCGTTTTCCAGATGTTCGCGCTGTATCCGCACATGAACGTTCGCAAGAACATCAGCTATCCACTGATATCACAAGGCATGTCACGTGCCGCCGTTACTGCCAAAGTCGAAGAAGTCGCCGGAATTCTGGGGATAACTGACATTCTCGATAACCCGGTGGGTGGGCTTTCAGGTGGCGACAGGCAGCGCGTGGCACTTGGGCGTGCGATCGTACGAGAGCCCAAGGCGTTCATGATGGACGAACCTCTTGGTGCTTTGGACGCCGAGTTTCGTGAACATATGGCTGAAGAATTGCGCGCGCTGCACGATCGCATGGGAGCGACAACGGTTTACGTTACGCACGATCAGCTTGAAGCCATGCAGATGGGTGACAAGATCGTCGTCATGAACAACGCGGTGATTGAACAATTCGGAACGCCGCAAGAAATCTACGACAAACCTGCGACCATGTTTGTGGCGGATTTCATAGGATCCCCGTCGATGAACTTCCTGCCGTTTCAGGGAAAAGTGGCACCCGGTTCGGAAATGGTCAGGCTGAACGGTCATGACGAGGCGGTCCCGAAACTGATGGAGGGCGCGGAAGGGGAGCTGGTCTTTGGAGTCCGCCCGGAACATGTTTTGTTGTCCGACGACAGCGATTACCGGGCCAAGGTTCTGGCGGCAGAATACTTGGGAACAACCCAGATCGTGACA contains:
- a CDS encoding carbohydrate ABC transporter permease: MSDRTIDRVAQATPTRVARKIRGLSDRAIAWIFISPTIFLLLAINIFPLIWTIQLSFTNYKANRIGREVKDVGFRNYERILTDSDTWLNMQATAHFLFWTIFFQVLIGFTLAWLINKKFKGNDLWTTIIVLPMMLSPAVVGNFWKFLYQPQIGLFNYIVSWFTGKEPSSFEMLGSVTLAPWAIVIVDTWMWTPFVMLICLAGLRSIPDYIYEAAEIDRASKLRQFFTITIPMVLPFLMLAVLFRGIENFKMFDLVVQLTGGGPGSVTELTSINLKREAFEKWRTGYASAYAIILFVTVFGLASIYVKALNKVKQR
- a CDS encoding ABC transporter substrate-binding protein, encoding MTYSKLASASAIVLAATTLSTKANAEDLTLCWAAWDPANALVELSKEFEAESGHAMNFEFVPWPNFADRMLNELNSGGKLCDLLIGDSQWIGGGAENGHYVMLNDFFDAEGISMDDFAPATVYAYSTWPKGTPNYYALPAMGDANGWFYRKDWFEDPNIQAAYKEATGQDLREPESQNELLQIAQFFQGREIDGKTVYGAAIFTERGSEGITMGVTSALYPWGFKYENTPGSYDMEGAVNSSEAVEALEFYKEFYKTATPPGYTNSYMGESLDAFKSGQVAMAMNWFAFFPGLYADPNTGGDKIDFFVNPPQNQAGSTLGGQGISVVSYSDKQDAALEYIKWFAQPEVQAKWWELGGYSAHNSVLEDPGFVDSQPFAGDFLEAMAGVQDFWQEPAYAELLLAMQKRIHDYVVADQGTAQEALDLLIEDWTEVFEDEGKL
- a CDS encoding ABC transporter ATP-binding protein, whose protein sequence is MAQIIVKNVKKMFGEFTAVRESSFTIEDGEFFMLLGPSGCGKTTTLRMIAGLELPTSGEIYLDGEEISQKPPSQRDIAFVFQMFALYPHMNVRKNISYPLISQGMSRAAVTAKVEEVAGILGITDILDNPVGGLSGGDRQRVALGRAIVREPKAFMMDEPLGALDAEFREHMAEELRALHDRMGATTVYVTHDQLEAMQMGDKIVVMNNAVIEQFGTPQEIYDKPATMFVADFIGSPSMNFLPFQGKVAPGSEMVRLNGHDEAVPKLMEGAEGELVFGVRPEHVLLSDDSDYRAKVLAAEYLGTTQIVTLQSPNGELKARIGAGETVAPGETVGLEFRSTTVTLFERSTGRALRSALNDEVLTDG
- a CDS encoding carbohydrate ABC transporter permease, yielding MSSFSVTEPSNRSKWIAGCLVITYALITMIPLVWILLTGFKSPADAISYPPKVVFDPTLEGYVNLFTTRTRQTQDFLEANPPQNWADDIVRQYDMVIVGPSKFGERFMNSVIIGFGSTFLSIFLGTLAAYAFSRFKVPLKDDLLFFILSTRMMPPVAVAIPIFLMFRNLGLSDTHLGMILLYTGVNISLAVWLLKGFIDEIPREYEEAALIDGYTRFQAFYKVVLPQAATGIASTAIFCLIFAWNEYAFAVLLTSANAQTAPPFIPTIIGIGGLDWPAVAAGATIFLIPVMIFTILMRKHLLRGITFGAVRK